A window of the Roseburia sp. 831b genome harbors these coding sequences:
- a CDS encoding ArsR/SmtB family transcription factor, protein MANGIQKEIRPLTEAMNLLSMAASQKTLEDYKEEIAKNAKRNKRFESVFSILKEIDADTKAVLKDKWEDVLFYFGAEDWGGERLTHILYLWESNLPLWYATPKEWSDSILKMEESEYYKNVYHRLCVYNNSVQDVVDVKFGESLAEVISFILKMDIPDEKKLALQDIILNRETHFEKVNQLLERALNQITKYQKQIQEWISIFGEYWTEELGGKSFPDYMEEIFHFKEDIERPIEEWTLWPCIFVPTRMGVTFDMDPETGKVNGPCVGTAGILFGEGYTIRDCYESETTLSDEQALKTLRLISEKNKFEILSLTKEASAYGSVLAQHLGLTTATISHHTNELYEAHLLNLEKKGNRIYYSTNEEMLRKLIRYLEGKLT, encoded by the coding sequence ATGGCAAACGGAATTCAAAAAGAGATAAGACCACTCACAGAGGCGATGAATCTTTTGAGTATGGCTGCATCCCAAAAGACGTTAGAAGACTATAAAGAAGAAATTGCGAAAAATGCAAAACGCAACAAACGGTTTGAATCGGTTTTTTCTATTTTAAAAGAGATTGACGCCGACACGAAAGCAGTGTTAAAAGACAAGTGGGAAGATGTTTTGTTTTATTTCGGAGCAGAAGACTGGGGAGGAGAGCGTCTGACCCATATCCTTTATCTCTGGGAAAGCAATCTCCCACTCTGGTATGCAACACCGAAGGAATGGTCAGATTCTATCTTAAAGATGGAAGAGAGCGAGTATTACAAAAACGTGTATCATCGCCTTTGCGTTTACAATAATTCCGTTCAGGACGTTGTTGACGTAAAATTTGGTGAAAGTTTAGCGGAGGTTATCTCTTTTATTTTGAAGATGGATATTCCAGATGAGAAAAAACTGGCACTGCAGGATATCATTTTAAATCGCGAAACGCATTTTGAAAAAGTAAACCAGTTATTGGAGCGTGCGCTAAACCAGATTACAAAATACCAAAAGCAGATACAGGAATGGATTTCTATTTTTGGTGAATATTGGACGGAAGAACTGGGTGGCAAAAGCTTCCCGGATTATATGGAAGAGATTTTTCATTTTAAAGAGGATATAGAAAGACCCATAGAGGAATGGACGCTGTGGCCATGTATCTTTGTGCCGACACGAATGGGTGTCACATTCGATATGGACCCGGAAACCGGAAAAGTAAATGGACCATGTGTAGGAACGGCAGGCATCTTATTTGGGGAAGGATACACAATTAGAGATTGTTACGAATCGGAGACAACCCTCTCGGATGAGCAGGCACTTAAGACATTACGACTCATCAGTGAAAAAAATAAATTTGAAATTTTATCGCTTACCAAGGAGGCATCGGCGTACGGAAGCGTGCTGGCACAGCATTTAGGACTGACGACGGCAACGATTTCCCACCACACGAACGAATTGTACGAAGCACATCTTCTGAATTTAGAGAAAAAAGGAAACCGAATCTATTACAGTACAAATGAAGAAATGCTAAGAAAGCTGATTCGATATTTAGAAGGAAAGCTGACCTAA
- a CDS encoding MFS transporter, with translation MEEAKKIGYRGVLKQKEYMKSTSALVVNRFGDAIDAIASTWIVYELTGNAMWSALIYGMNTLPTVLITPFAGAFVEGRNKKAIMVITDLIRALCVAYVATGYLFGILQAWHLVLTTLMISTVEAFRTPASTAITPMILEKEYYDYGMSLSGALSTVVELIGTGLAAGIIAVIGTSGAIYLDMATFVISAGIIATMNTREEKKAHQKFDAKEYVETLKEGLSYSFRKKAILLLCMIALFLNGILVPLNSLQAPFIKEVLGGGAAALSVMGVSISLSMLAGSVLYPMIRSKVSGKALCVFCGLAIAAFYIGTVACRPLYASELAMYVIFAALTFLLGISAALASAFTSVEMLKVVEEGYLARVGAIFAALTVAVNPIVSFLLTAVTKVMGTATIFLIAGGLAVAATILMLANKSLNEV, from the coding sequence ATGGAAGAAGCTAAAAAGATAGGATACCGCGGTGTCCTGAAACAAAAAGAATACATGAAGTCCACCAGTGCTTTGGTGGTGAACCGCTTTGGGGATGCAATCGATGCAATTGCATCGACCTGGATTGTGTACGAACTGACAGGAAATGCGATGTGGTCAGCACTTATCTACGGAATGAATACCCTGCCGACCGTTTTGATTACGCCGTTTGCGGGAGCATTCGTGGAAGGGAGAAATAAAAAGGCGATCATGGTAATAACAGACCTGATTCGCGCACTTTGCGTAGCTTATGTGGCGACCGGATATTTGTTTGGGATATTACAGGCATGGCACCTTGTACTTACAACATTGATGATCTCAACAGTAGAAGCGTTCCGTACCCCGGCATCTACGGCAATCACCCCAATGATTCTGGAAAAAGAATACTACGACTATGGAATGTCACTATCCGGTGCATTAAGCACCGTTGTGGAACTGATTGGAACCGGACTTGCAGCAGGAATCATCGCCGTGATTGGAACAAGCGGCGCCATCTATCTGGATATGGCAACGTTTGTGATTTCCGCCGGCATTATTGCAACCATGAATACCAGGGAAGAAAAGAAGGCACACCAGAAATTCGATGCAAAAGAATATGTTGAGACCTTAAAAGAAGGGTTATCCTATTCTTTTCGGAAAAAAGCAATTTTACTCCTTTGCATGATTGCCCTGTTTTTAAATGGAATTCTGGTTCCGTTAAACAGTTTACAGGCACCATTTATCAAAGAAGTACTAGGTGGCGGTGCAGCAGCATTGTCTGTTATGGGGGTAAGCATTTCCCTTTCCATGCTGGCAGGTTCTGTGCTATATCCAATGATTCGTTCTAAGGTGTCTGGAAAAGCACTGTGCGTATTCTGTGGACTGGCAATCGCAGCTTTTTATATTGGAACGGTGGCATGTCGTCCACTATACGCCTCTGAACTGGCGATGTATGTGATTTTTGCAGCCTTAACATTTTTGCTGGGAATCTCTGCGGCACTTGCGAGTGCATTTACCTCCGTTGAAATGTTAAAAGTGGTAGAGGAAGGTTATCTTGCAAGAGTAGGTGCTATTTTTGCAGCGTTGACGGTTGCGGTCAATCCAATCGTATCGTTTCTCCTTACCGCAGTCACCAAAGTGATGGGAACTGCAACTATCTTTTTGATTGCAGGTGGACTGGCAGTAGCAGCAACTATTCTGATGCTCGCAAATAAATCCCTCAACGAGGTGTAG